The genome window GTAATTTACTTTAGTTGCTGTAGTAGTGAAACCACCATTCTTGTAATCGTAATCTCCACCGAAAGCAGTTTTTGGCTGGATGTAGCTGAAGCCATCTTTGTCACTAGGAATGACAAGTGCAGAAGAATTCCAATTCTGCATTACGTAAGACTTGTTTGCCAAGTTAGAAATAGCATAGTTTGTCAACTCAAACGAAGCTACCTTTTTTCTAGCATCCTTCAAAGCTACCTTCAAAGCCTCTGAAGCACCAGCTGGATCGTCTGTACTAATTGCAGATGTGCTACTTGGAGCATCAATACGAGCTACTACACGCTCAACCTTGATTGCTGCACCTTTTTGTTCAGTATTTCCATCAGCTGATTTATAAGTTACCTTTGCAGGGTTCTGCAAGTTGTTGTTAGCCTGGATGAAGGTTACAGAATAACCATTACCATTTACCTGTGCATCGTTCTGGTTGAACATAGCAAAGTTGTTATCGTTTGCAAATGGAGATGCAAAGCTATTTTCAGCAGCAGTGAAGAAGTTGTTGCTAGTAGCAGCGAAGTCCATACCACCTGCTGGCTTGTTGCTACCAGCCAGGAAATATACACGATATGTTTGACCTGCTTCAACTGCAGGAACCTTGATTTCGAAAGTCTGATTACCATCCTGCTTTGGTGTTGTAGAACCATTTTCACCATTAACGGCTCCAGACCAATTCAGCTCCGTAAGATCCTTAGAGAAAACAATCTTATTATCCTTATCTACCAAATACAAAGTACCAGTCTTGATAGCTGCTTCACCTGCTGTAGCATTCTCAGTAGGATCAAGAACTGAAGTTCTAGTACCGCTAGCATTTGGAGACTGTACGGTCAAAGTCATGTAGAAACCATCTACCTTCTCCTGACCTGCTTTGTCATTAGCCAAATCCTCACTGTCGCTGCAGCTAGTGAAAGACAAAGCTGCGGCTGAAACCAAGCTCATTACGAGCAAATTCATTTTTTTCATAATCTTTTTACTTAATACAAAAAAAGTTATACAATATATTTTATTAATTCTTGTTCTCAAAATTAAGTTTCGCACATATTGGCACAATCCGCTGAAAACAGATCGTATTTTACATCATCTTTTATCTTATACTTATATAAATAGAAAGTAAATAGTTACTTTAAAGTGCCTGGTTTACTTTATCCAGGTTTTCCTGCGCCTCCTTCAAACCACCGGCAATAGCTTTCTCAAAGTATTGCTTGGCTGTCTGATAGTCTTCCTTCATGGAAGCCAGACAACCGCGGGCATTGTTTGCCTCGGCGCTGTCGCCAGCTTTCAGGAGATATTTCTCTGCACTCACCTTGTCGCCACGTTCGATGGCTGCTGAGGCTGCATTGAGATTGGCAAGCTTATCTTCAGGGAACATTCTTACTGCTATGTCGAAAACATTGTTGAATTCGGCGCTACCCTTAGGATAAGTCTGGGCTACCAGATACATCTCCTGAAGTGAGAGCTTCTGAGGACGGGGCTTGATAACCTCTCTAGCCTTTGCTACATTGAATGCCTGAACATCATATTCTATCGTATAGTCGGTACGGCGAAGTGATGGCCATACATTCTGCAGGAGATAGCGATAAGCCTGAGGAGCCTTCTTGAGCAATGCTTTTTCTTTGGCATCTGGCTGCATGTTGCTGTTGATGATCTCAAGTGCAGCTTCCTTCTGAGGAATCTCATTCTCATTTACATACTTGATGGTTCCCGCCCAGTCCTCTGCTGTAGCTGTGGCCGCAAACAGTTTTGAAGAAATAGGATAGGTCTTCAGGATATGCTTCAAAAGCGCCTGTGTACGGTTATGCGACAACTTGTTGTTGTTGGCATATCCGCCATCTGGTGATGCATAGCCGTGGAGGGTTATCTTGGTGATGGTAACATCCGAGTCGTTCTTTACAAGGTCGAGTGTCTTGCGGATATTATCCAGTTCTCTGGCATTGTTGCCCATATCGTACAGGATATCCCACTTGTTCACCTTGAAGTTCAAACGGGCAGAACCATTCTCCTTTCTTGCCTTTACGGCTTCTGCCTTAGGCTGGACATAAGCGTTGAAGAGATTCTTCGGAGTAGAGAATGCACGTCCTTCCGCATTCAGAATACCTTCGTCGAGAAGTTGCTGGTTGCAACCGCAGGCATCATTACTGATGGCGAAGTTTGAGTTCTTCATCCAGTCGCTGAACGGAGCGGCGTATTCATAATGAAGCGTTTGTGCTGTCTTGTTCTTACGGAGTGCCACGATGAGTGGGTTTGCCGTAGCCGTTTTCTGGTTACGCTGATAGTAAATATATCTCTTTTTACCCATCACCTCAACACTCGGCATGAAGAGCGTATCCTTTTCGTTGAGGATCATTGGGGTATAGATGAGACCTTTGTTGCTGGCAAGCTGAATTTGGTCGAGGTTCAAGTCCATAGCCACTTTCACCTGGTTGCCAACCTTTCTGATTGCCTTGTTCTGGATTTTCAGATTCTTGTAAGCCTGCTGGGTATTATCGGCTGATATAGGAAGAGCGATAAGCAAGGCTCCGAACATACTACCTATTATATTATATGTATTCATCTCTGATTCTTTTTAAAAAACATACACTAAGTTGAGGGCTGCTTTCGTCGGGCCCACATAGTTGTGTGCCTTGTCATCTTCAAGTTTATCTCCGCATTGAGCACAGTTAAACTTATCTGCCTTAGAGTAGATATAGCCTACGCCAAGTTCAGCTTCCAGATTCCAATGTTTCGAGAGAGCCCAAGCGTAGCCGTAAGCTACACCTGCACCTATAAACCATCCTTCATACCGATAGTCTTTCAGCTTAGAGAAATCAGTGCCCAGGAACTTGAAGTCAAGATCCATGCCACCGATGTTGTGAGATCCACCCAAGGCATGGAAGCCGATGAATGAACCCATCATTTTGTTACAGAACCAGTATCTGGCCTCTGGCTGAACGAGCCAGTGCTTCCATTTCTTGTTCTTTGAAAACGTCCAAGGATTGTAGTTTCCGGATACGTCAAGTGTCCATTTTGGAGAAAGACCGAATTCAACACCCAAGTTCATGGTTGTCGTTGCATCATACAGCAAGTTGGTCTTTACCGCAGCTTTCTGCGCTAGAGCAGGACAGATAAGGCTGCCGAGTGCTACTAACGCAATTAAAATCCTTTTCTTCATACCTCAATTAAACTTTTCTTTTTTTTAATACATTGAGTGATTTTGAATCACCTTTTACTTTCGTATACTCTTTTATAATTATAATGATTACCAATACCTGAATCTACTGAGAACTCTAGTTTCCTGAAGTTTACTTTCAACTGTTCTTTTTCTCCTTTCAGTTTACTTTCAACTTACTTTTCAGTTCGTCTGTATCTCATATCGTTGGTTTTCTGGCGCAAAATTAGAACGAATATTGGATACAACCAAATTTTTAAGTAAGCGGCTCCGCGTTTATACCTTTCCCTTTATCGTAAAAGTTCTTACCTTTGCACCATATAATTTTAAAAGCAACGCAATTATGAGAGCAACAGAACGTTATGAGAGGGCATGGAATGCCTTCCAGATTCATTTGAATCATAATCCAAAAGCCAGTTTGATTCCTTTTTTAAAGGAACGGCATGTAAACCATCGCTCGATGCATAGATGGATGTCAGAGAAAGGTTATTCTGTTAGGTTAGCCAAACAACAGATTCGTCTGCTTCAGGCCGAAGCCCGTAAGGAATGTTCCGAAGCAACAGCCAAGGACACTGGGATGATGTTCCTTCCCATAGAAATGCCATCCGATTCCGTCTGCCCGGAAAATTATCTTTTCGGCATAACCTTAACCTTTCCCAATGGAACGATAGTCACCATCAAGAAAGGTAGTGCCAAATCAGTCATGCATCTGATGAAACTTTACGAGAAGGAGGACTTGCTATGTTTGGATTAAACGAAAACACCCAGTATTACGTCTGCCAGCGATATGTCCGAATGAACATGGGCATAAATGGCCTGTACCAGATTGTGAGGACGGAGATGGAGCTGCCGCCACTCGGTGGTGCCGTCTTCATCTTCTTCTCAAAGAATCGCCAGCAGGTAAAAATGCTAAAATGGGATGGCGACGGTTTCTTGCTGTATCAGAAGCGACTGGAGCGAGGAACCTTTGAATTACCATTCTTTGATCCCCAAAGCAAACAATGCAAAATGCCGTACAAGACGCTATCTGCCATCATGAGCGGAATTTGCCTGAAAAGTATGAGATATAGGAAACGGCTTAATCTATAGGCGCATAAGATTATATTTAATGAACTGTGTATCAACAAGATAGAAAAATAAATATCTAAAAATCCTTGCATATCTCGATATTTTTTCGTACCTTTGCACTATGAAAAAGGACGAAATTATAGTACTTTTAAAGGAACAGCTTCAGCTTGCAAACGAACAGCTTCAGCAAGCTAATGCTACGGTGAGTTCGTTGACTACACAGGTCAACGAACTCATTGAACGTATAAAGTCATTAGAAGAATTACTCGTCCAGAAAGGAATCGCCATTGACAAAGCGAATCGTCAGAACAAGGCACTCGGCAAGCTCGTTTCAGGCAAGAAGTCCGAACGTCAGGAAAAGAATCCACAAGACTCGATGACCCAGGAGGAATTTGACAAGAAGAAAGAAGAGCAGGCCGAAAAGAGAAAGGCACGCAAAAACAACGGAGCCAAGCGTGACATGCATTACGAGATGAAAGAGGTGCATGTTACGA of Segatella copri contains these proteins:
- a CDS encoding Mfa1 family fimbria major subunit (Members of this family are fimbrial shaft proteins (major subunit proteins), found in the Bacteriodetes. The family is named for Mfa1 from Porphyromonas gingivalis, and is related to but distinct from the family of FimA from the species.), with protein sequence MKKMNLLVMSLVSAAALSFTSCSDSEDLANDKAGQEKVDGFYMTLTVQSPNASGTRTSVLDPTENATAGEAAIKTGTLYLVDKDNKIVFSKDLTELNWSGAVNGENGSTTPKQDGNQTFEIKVPAVEAGQTYRVYFLAGSNKPAGGMDFAATSNNFFTAAENSFASPFANDNNFAMFNQNDAQVNGNGYSVTFIQANNNLQNPAKVTYKSADGNTEQKGAAIKVERVVARIDAPSSTSAISTDDPAGASEALKVALKDARKKVASFELTNYAISNLANKSYVMQNWNSSALVIPSDKDGFSYIQPKTAFGGDYDYKNGGFTTTATKVNYVFENKSTENPTSMYFEYKVTLKDYSDADFKDDATNAGTFYRYNNVIYTSFDQIFKDYADVANLFGEGMDAKKMKEELMKVINDEDKLAEFRHTYNIEVFKGGKTYYKQVIKDNHIAGIIQRNSIYRLTVNNIFNVGAQVPNGTPTENDFYYLNVTVTVNPWVLNNQSVDLQ
- a CDS encoding DUF3868 domain-containing protein codes for the protein MNTYNIIGSMFGALLIALPISADNTQQAYKNLKIQNKAIRKVGNQVKVAMDLNLDQIQLASNKGLIYTPMILNEKDTLFMPSVEVMGKKRYIYYQRNQKTATANPLIVALRKNKTAQTLHYEYAAPFSDWMKNSNFAISNDACGCNQQLLDEGILNAEGRAFSTPKNLFNAYVQPKAEAVKARKENGSARLNFKVNKWDILYDMGNNARELDNIRKTLDLVKNDSDVTITKITLHGYASPDGGYANNNKLSHNRTQALLKHILKTYPISSKLFAATATAEDWAGTIKYVNENEIPQKEAALEIINSNMQPDAKEKALLKKAPQAYRYLLQNVWPSLRRTDYTIEYDVQAFNVAKAREVIKPRPQKLSLQEMYLVAQTYPKGSAEFNNVFDIAVRMFPEDKLANLNAASAAIERGDKVSAEKYLLKAGDSAEANNARGCLASMKEDYQTAKQYFEKAIAGGLKEAQENLDKVNQAL
- a CDS encoding DUF3575 domain-containing protein, which gives rise to MKKRILIALVALGSLICPALAQKAAVKTNLLYDATTTMNLGVEFGLSPKWTLDVSGNYNPWTFSKNKKWKHWLVQPEARYWFCNKMMGSFIGFHALGGSHNIGGMDLDFKFLGTDFSKLKDYRYEGWFIGAGVAYGYAWALSKHWNLEAELGVGYIYSKADKFNCAQCGDKLEDDKAHNYVGPTKAALNLVYVF
- the tnpB gene encoding IS66 family insertion sequence element accessory protein TnpB (TnpB, as the term is used for proteins encoded by IS66 family insertion elements, is considered an accessory protein, since TnpC, encoded by a neighboring gene, is a DDE family transposase.), whose product is MFGLNENTQYYVCQRYVRMNMGINGLYQIVRTEMELPPLGGAVFIFFSKNRQQVKMLKWDGDGFLLYQKRLERGTFELPFFDPQSKQCKMPYKTLSAIMSGICLKSMRYRKRLNL